In Brevibacterium pigmentatum, the sequence GGATCTCGGGAACTTCGCGTCCGCGCCAGGTCGACGGCTTCGTGTAGATGGGGTATTCGAGCAGTCCGTCTTCGTGACTCTCCTCGGTCAGCGACTCGGGATTGCCGATGACACCGGGGATGAGGCGGCTGACGGCTTCGATCATCACCATCGAGGCGACTTCACCACCGTTGAGGACGTAGTCGCCGATGCTCATGGGCAACAGGTCAAAGTGCTCTCCCGCCCAGTCGATGACGCGTTGGTCGATTCCCTCGTAGCGTCCGCAGGCGAAGACGAGGTGGTCGCGACCGGCGAGGTCTTCGGCGATGCGCTGGTCGAACACCTGCCCGGCGGGGCTGGGCACGATGAGCGTCGGTCTGGGTCCAGCCGCGGCACCGTCAACCAGGCCGCGATCAGGGCTGTCACCATCCTCGGCGCTTCCCCGTCCCGTGAGGATGTGCTCGAGGGCCAGGGCCCAGGGTTCGGCCTTCATGACCATTCCCGCTCCCCCGCCGTAGGGCGAGTCATCGACGGTGTTGTGCCGGTCGAAGGTGAAGTCGCGCAGGTCGTGGACATCCAGGCGCAGGTGCCCGCGGTCGACGGCTTTGCCGATGAGCGAGAGCTGCAGCCCGGCGAGGTATTCGGGGAAGATCGAGACGACGTCGATCGACATCTGCGGGCCGGCCGCCTCGGTGGGGGTGTCGTTGTCGGTCATCGGGGACGGTTCGCTCATTCGGCGTCGAAGAGGCCGGCGGGCGGGGTGACGCTGATGCGGCCGGAGTCGATGTCGACGTCGGGCACGATCGCGCTGACGAAGGGGATGAGGACGACGTGACCGGCGGTGTGCTTCATGTGGAGCAGATCCTGGGCGATGCCGTTGGTGACGTCGACGATTTCGCCGACGAGGGCGTCGTTCTCATACACCTTGAGTCCGATGAGGTCATCGAGGTACCAGGCGTCGGATTCGTCTTCCTCTTCGTCCGCCTCGGCGAGGATGAGGGTGTTGCGGATCTCCTCGGCGCGATTGCGATCGGGGACCTCGTCGAAGGCCAGGAGCAGACGGTCGCGGTGCCACCTCGCCGACTTCAGTGTCAGCGGTCCGATGTCGGGATCGGTGGCGAAGGTCGCTCCGGGGTTGAGCCGTTCCTCGGGTCGGTCGGTGCGCACCTCGACGGTGAATTCGCCCTTGATTCCGTGCGGCTTGCCCAGCCGGGCGATCACCGTGTCCATACTGCTCCTCGAAGTCTGCTGTCTCTGTCTGTCCGGCCGATCATGCCTCCGGATGACTGCGCTTGCGCTCAGCCGGCGGACCGCCGTGTCCTGGCACCAGTGTAGTCGGCGACTGGTAAGTGAATGCACGAGAGGGGATGCGGCGCATATGCACCGCATCCCCTCTCGGATGTTGGAATTACGCCTCGATGAGGTCCACTCGCACCGACTCACGGCCGGCCAGCGAGTTCATCACGGTGCGCAGGGCCTTGGCGGTCCTGCCTGCACGGCCGATGACCCGACCGAGGTCTTCGGGGTGAACCCGGACCTCGAGGGTCGTGCCGCGCTGCGAAGAACGCGAACGAACGGAGACGTCGTCGGGATGATCGACGATTCCGCGGACCAGATGTTCGAGCGAATCAGGCAACATCTCAGGCTTCAGCGCTTTCTTCAGCAGCCTCAGGTGCGGCTTCGGCTGCTTCCTCGGCCGGAGCCTCGGCAGCCTCAGCGGACTTGCCGCCCTTCTGCGTGATGGCTTCCTTGATCACCGATTCGGCGTTGGGGGCCACGTAGGCTTCCTTCTCCGGCTGCGGCTTCACGGTGTTGACCGCTTCACCCTCGCCCTTGAACTTCTGCCAGTCACCGGTGAGCTTGAGCAGGGCCCTGACCTGGTCGCTCGGCTGAGCACCGACGGAGAGCCAGTACTGAGCGCGCTCGGAATCGATCTCGATGACCGAAGGCTCGCGGGTCGGGTGGTAGATGCCGATCTGCTCGATGGCCTTACCGTCACGACGGGTCTTCGAATCAGCGACGACGACGCGGTAGAAGGGTGCACGGATCTTGCCCATGCGGGTCAGACGAATTTTGACTGCCACTTTAGTGGTGTCTCCTTTTGTGTTCTGTGTGCACAGCTGTACCAGAAGAATCGTGGGGTTGATCTGCTGGAAGCCGCGGCTCGGACTATCACTTCGGCGCGGATGAGAGGGCCCGGACCGAGAGCAAAAGTACAAGAGTCAATTGTGCCAGAAGGCGCTACTTCTTGCCACCTGGGAAGATTCCGCCGAAGCCCTTGGGCAGGTTCGCCGGATCGAATTCCTCGTCCTTGCCCAGATCGACTCCGCCGAAGGCCGAACCGACCTGATCCTGGGTCTTGCCCGCCTTCTTGTCGGCCAGCGCCTGCGCTTCCTGCGCACGCTTGGCCGGGTTGCCCGACTGACCGCCCTTGCGGCCCTTCTTCTTCCCTGCGGGTTTCTTCTTCTTTCCACCCGCAGCACCAGGCATTCCGCCCATTCCGGGCATCTGCGGCATCCCGCCGCCACCGGGCATTCCGGGCATGCCGCCGCCACCGCGGGTCATCGACCGCATCATCTTCTGCGCCTGAGTGAAGCGCTCCATGAGCTGGTTGACCGCGGTGACCGTGGTGCCGGCGCCCTTGGCGATGCGGGCGCGACGGGAGCCGTTGAGGATCTTCGGGTTGGAGCGCTCCTGGGGTGTCATCGATCTCACAATCGCTTCGACCCGGTCGACCTCACGCTCGTCGAAGTTCGCCAGCTGCTCCTTATACTGACTCATGCCGGGCATCATGCCCAGCATCTTCTTCATCGAGCCCATCTTCTTCAGGCCCGCCATCTGCGTGAGGAAGTCGTTGAGGTCGAAGTCCTCGCCGGATTCGACCTTCTTCTTGAGCTTCTCGGTCTCTTTTTCGTCGAAGTTCTTCTCGGCCTGCTCGATGAGCGTCATGATGTCGCCCATGTCGAGGATCCGATCGGCCATCCGGTCCGGATGGAACTGTTCGAAGTCCTTCATCGATTCGCCAGTCGAGGCGAACATGATCGGCTTTCCGGTCACCTCGGCGACGGACAGCGCGGCACCGCCGCGGGAGTCACCGTCGAGCTTCGAGAGCACGACTCCGGTGAAGTCGACGCCGTGGAGGAACGCCTCGGCGGTCTTCACCGCGTCCTGACCGATCATCGCGTCGATGACGAAGAGGACTTCGTCGGGCTTGACCGCGGTGCGGATGTCCGCGGCCTGCTGCATGAGCTCCTCGTCGATGCCGAGGCGGCCAGCCGTATCGACGATGACGACGTCGTGGAGTTTGGACTTCGCGACTTCGATCGAATCGGTGGCGACCTGGATCGGATCGCCCACACCGTTGCCCGGCTCCGGGGCGTAGACCACGGCGCCGGCACGTTCGCCGACGATCTGGAGCTGGTTGACGGCGTTGGGACGCTGCAGGTCGGCCGCGACGAGCATCGGCCGGTGGCCCTCGGACTTCAGCCAGTGGGCGAGCTTTCCGGCCAGGGTGGTCTTACCGGCACCCTGGAGGCCGGCGAGCATGATGACCGTCGGCGGACGCTTGGCGAAGTTGAGGCGACGGGTCTGACCGCCGAGGATGCCGACGAGTTCGTCATTGACGATCTTGACGACCTGCTGGCCGGGATTGAGTGCGCCCGAGACCTCCTCGGACAGGGCGCGTTCCCGGATCCGGCCGGTGAAGGCACGCACGACAGGCAGGGCGACGTCGGCGTCGAGCAGGGCACGTCGGATCTCACGAATGGTGGCATCGACGTCGGCTTCGGACAGCCGGCCCTTCCCGCGCAGATTCTTGAAAGTCGCGGTGAGCCTGTCGGACAGAGAGTTAAACACGTACAAGCCTTCTTCACGATGGTTTGGTCGACTCTCTAGACTAGCAACTCACCCGGGGCCGGCTGAAACTGCGCATGCTGACAAAGCACCCTGAACCCCCTCACCGAGGCGGCCCACCCTCGGACGTCACCTCGGCGAGGCGGGCGCCTCAGCATGCCGCCGAGGCAGGCACCCCTCACCGTTAGTGCTTCACCCGATGCTCACTGGCAGATCATCCCGGCAGTCGCAAACCCTCGCGTTGCACCAAGTCTGATTACGCCGAAAGGTGAGGGATCCCCGAGCGCCTGTAGGAGATACCGCCAGCGGTGAGTGATGCTCGCCCGCCGGAGAGGTGTCTCTGGTCGGCGCTGAGGTGGCGTCGATGAGTATTGACGTCGCGAAAACGCCAATGCACGGGCATCGTTTTCCCGACCAGAATCAGGCACCCCCATCGGTGGTCACACACCACCTCGTTGCAGCGGGGTGATGTGTGGCGACCGATGAGGGATGCGGAGCTGCCTGTAGGAAGCAGCAGCAAGGGGAAGAGCTGCCGCCAATGATGACGAGTTCCGAGAAGTGACCTGTGGCAAGCGACCTTCGGGGCGTTGCCCGGCAGGCACCTGCCACCGGCCGCCGGAGGTGCGGAGTGCCCTGCGGTCACCGGAAGGAGTAGGCCTGCTCCGCGTGCTCGAAGGCGTCGATCCCCTCGAGTTCCTCGCGGGGGTCGATCCGCAGCCCCATCGTCGAACGCAGCACCAGCGAGATGGCCAGCGTGACGAGTCCGGCGAAGACGATGGCCACGAGGCAGGCGAGCACCTGTGCGATGAGGAGTTCGAGTCCGCCGCCGTAGAAGAGTCCGGCCGGTCCATCCTCGTGCGGGAAGGCGAAGAAGCCGATCATCACGGTGCCGATGATCCCCGCGACGAGGTGGACGGCCACCACGTCGAGCGCATCGTCGTAGCGCAGACGGTTCTTCGCTTCGACGGCGAAGATCGCTCCCGCACCTGCGGCGATGCCGATGAGCACGGCGGCGTAGGGGTCGACGTTGGCGCAGGCCGGGGTGATCGCGACGAGGCCGGCGATCGCTCCCGAGACGCTGCCGATGCTGCTCGGTCGCGAGGCCCGCAGCCGTTCGATCATGATCCAGGTGATCATGCCGGCGGCCGGTGCTGCCAGGGTGTTGATCCAGATGAGACCGCCCTGTTCGATCGTCGAGGCGGCACCGCCGTTGAACCCGAACCAGCCGAACCACAGCAGGGCCGCTCCGAGCACGGTGATCGGGATGTTGTGCGGTTTGTGCGGGGCCGAGAAGCGGGCGCGGCGTCCCATGACGACGACGAGGACGAGCGCCGAGATGCCGGCGTTGATGTGGACGACGGTGCCGCCGGCGAAGTCGATGGCGGGCCCGAACAGCCTGCCGATCGCACCGGATTCGCTGAGCAGTCCGTCGCCCCACACCATGAACGCCAGCGGGCAGTACACGAGGGTCACCCAAGCGGCGGAGAAGACCAGCCAAGTGGAGAACTTCGCGCGGTCGGCGACGGCACCGGCGATGAGCGCGATCGCGATCATCGC encodes:
- the ffh gene encoding signal recognition particle protein, with translation MFNSLSDRLTATFKNLRGKGRLSEADVDATIREIRRALLDADVALPVVRAFTGRIRERALSEEVSGALNPGQQVVKIVNDELVGILGGQTRRLNFAKRPPTVIMLAGLQGAGKTTLAGKLAHWLKSEGHRPMLVAADLQRPNAVNQLQIVGERAGAVVYAPEPGNGVGDPIQVATDSIEVAKSKLHDVVIVDTAGRLGIDEELMQQAADIRTAVKPDEVLFVIDAMIGQDAVKTAEAFLHGVDFTGVVLSKLDGDSRGGAALSVAEVTGKPIMFASTGESMKDFEQFHPDRMADRILDMGDIMTLIEQAEKNFDEKETEKLKKKVESGEDFDLNDFLTQMAGLKKMGSMKKMLGMMPGMSQYKEQLANFDEREVDRVEAIVRSMTPQERSNPKILNGSRRARIAKGAGTTVTAVNQLMERFTQAQKMMRSMTRGGGGMPGMPGGGGMPQMPGMGGMPGAAGGKKKKPAGKKKGRKGGQSGNPAKRAQEAQALADKKAGKTQDQVGSAFGGVDLGKDEEFDPANLPKGFGGIFPGGKK
- the trmD gene encoding tRNA (guanosine(37)-N1)-methyltransferase TrmD: MSIDVVSIFPEYLAGLQLSLIGKAVDRGHLRLDVHDLRDFTFDRHNTVDDSPYGGGAGMVMKAEPWALALEHILTGRGSAEDGDSPDRGLVDGAAAGPRPTLIVPSPAGQVFDQRIAEDLAGRDHLVFACGRYEGIDQRVIDWAGEHFDLLPMSIGDYVLNGGEVASMVMIEAVSRLIPGVIGNPESLTEESHEDGLLEYPIYTKPSTWRGREVPEILLSGNHAAIARWRRDRRLERTAEVRPDLLEKLNDLNKDDLAALERFESERSTVTE
- the rpsP gene encoding 30S ribosomal protein S16, with the protein product MAVKIRLTRMGKIRAPFYRVVVADSKTRRDGKAIEQIGIYHPTREPSVIEIDSERAQYWLSVGAQPSDQVRALLKLTGDWQKFKGEGEAVNTVKPQPEKEAYVAPNAESVIKEAITQKGGKSAEAAEAPAEEAAEAAPEAAEESAEA
- a CDS encoding RNA-binding protein; amino-acid sequence: MLPDSLEHLVRGIVDHPDDVSVRSRSSQRGTTLEVRVHPEDLGRVIGRAGRTAKALRTVMNSLAGRESVRVDLIEA
- a CDS encoding ammonium transporter, with the translated sequence MELDAVNVWMMVAAGLVLLMTPGVAFFYGGMTRITSAINMMMMVFSAMAVGGLVWVLYGYGLSSGDSIAGLVGNPLSQLGLTGAVADDPASLISIGYGSTFAMIAIALIAGAVADRAKFSTWLVFSAAWVTLVYCPLAFMVWGDGLLSESGAIGRLFGPAIDFAGGTVVHINAGISALVLVVVMGRRARFSAPHKPHNIPITVLGAALLWFGWFGFNGGAASTIEQGGLIWINTLAAPAAGMITWIMIERLRASRPSSIGSVSGAIAGLVAITPACANVDPYAAVLIGIAAGAGAIFAVEAKNRLRYDDALDVVAVHLVAGIIGTVMIGFFAFPHEDGPAGLFYGGGLELLIAQVLACLVAIVFAGLVTLAISLVLRSTMGLRIDPREELEGIDAFEHAEQAYSFR
- the rimM gene encoding ribosome maturation factor RimM (Essential for efficient processing of 16S rRNA), encoding MDTVIARLGKPHGIKGEFTVEVRTDRPEERLNPGATFATDPDIGPLTLKSARWHRDRLLLAFDEVPDRNRAEEIRNTLILAEADEEEDESDAWYLDDLIGLKVYENDALVGEIVDVTNGIAQDLLHMKHTAGHVVLIPFVSAIVPDVDIDSGRISVTPPAGLFDAE